The following coding sequences are from one Triticum aestivum cultivar Chinese Spring chromosome 5A, IWGSC CS RefSeq v2.1, whole genome shotgun sequence window:
- the LOC123103936 gene encoding STOREKEEPER protein — translation MAPKRSAATAWGSPSDASDAEGDAGHRRRGRDDPPSDTDPSKTPPPNPNPKSSAAAPSSTPSVAADSAAAGSDSGGTYDSDAEAHRRPAPKPAASSPKPGGKPRARSPGINSDSYNSEDSDAEADRRLAAPKAAPSSPKPGGKPRARSPGINSDSEDSAAPVASDADLDPAAGADSEDDNVSPLRSARRPRAEASIIKPISSRPMDSPPRGGASASEPRVKRPRSAAISAPSPDPLKRPSRLWSHDDELLILRGLATYRAKSGVLPGSTNDIGKLHSHIRAQLSVRVSTTQLSDKVRRLKQKYQLLATRAKNGREQELHTPHDRSIYEHAKKVWGLVGSGGGDGGGSGYENYGGGDSDELQYSGDSDDDMESQRDDRYHIKNRKVRPITAANGNGIGLGAVNANGRGKSGLEKGKDAYPYLWETVEELSKEHPSGAAFKKAFEVLEGSKARAIEEKLRRFRLTEIRQQLRRMDLMKETVRMVLDALESAD, via the coding sequence ATGGCACCCAAGCGCTCCGCCGCCACGGCGTGGGGGTCCCCGTCCGACGCCTCCGACGCGGAGGGCGACGcgggccaccgccgccgcggccgcgacgACCCCCCCTCCGACACCGACCCCTCCAAGACCCCGCCGCCCAACCCTAACCCTAagtcgtccgccgccgcgccctcctccaCCCCCTCCGTCGCGGCTgactccgccgccgccggatccgacTCCGGGGGCACCTACGACTCCGACGCCGAGgcgcaccgccgccccgcgcccaagcccgccgcctcctcgcccaaGCCCGGCGGCAAGCCCAGGGCGCGCTCCCCCGGCATCAACTCCGACTCCTACAACTCCGAGGACTCTGACGCCGAGGCcgaccgccgcctcgccgctcccaaGGCCGCCCCCTCGTCGCCCAAGCCCGGCGGCAAGCCCAGGGCGCGCTCCCCCGGCATCAACTCCGACTCCGAGGACTCCGCCGCGCCCGTGGCCTCGGACGCCGACCTCGACCCGGCCGCCGGCGCCGACTCTGAAGACGACAACGTCTCGCCGCTCCGCTCCGCGCGCCGCCCCCGCGCCGAGGCATCCATCATCAAGCCCATCAGCTCCCGCCCCATGGACTCGCCGCCCCGCGGCGGCGCCTCTGCCTCCGAGCCGCGCGTCAAGCGCCCCCGCAGCGCCGCCATATCAGCGCCCTCTCCGGACCCGCTGAAGCGCCCCTCGCGGCTCTGGAGCCATGACGACGAGCTTCTCATCCTGCGCGGCCTCGCCACATACCGCGCCAAGAGCGGCGTGCTCCCTGGTTCCACCAATGACATCGGTAAGCTCCACAGCCACATCCGTGCCCAGCTCAGTGTTAGGGTATCCACCACGCAGCTCAGTGATAAGGTCCGGCGCCTCAAGCAGAAGTACCAGTTGCTTGCCACCCGTGCCAAGAATGGACGGGAGCAGGAGTTGCACACCCCGCATGACCGCAGCATCTATGAGCATGCCAAGAAGGTCTGGGGGTTGGTTGGTagtggtggtggtgatggaggaggcaGTGGGTATGAGAATTATGGTGGTGGTGATAGTGATGAATTGCAATACAGCGGAGATAGCGATGATGATATGGAGAGTCAGCGGGATGACCGCTACCACATCAAGAACCGGAAGGTGAGGCCAATTACAGCGGCCAATGGCAATGGGATTGGGCTTGGGGCTGTCAATGCCAATGGCAGAGGGAAAAGTGGGCTTGAGAAGGGGAAGGATGCATATCCCTACCTGTGGGAGACTGTTGAGGAGCTGTCCAAGGAGCATCCGAGTGGTGCGGCATTCAAGAAGGCATTTGAGGTGCTCGAAGGATCAAAAGCACGGGCGATAGAGGAAAAGCTGAGGAGGTTTAGGTTGACGGAGATCAGACAGCAGCTGCGTAGGATGGACCTGATGAAGGAGACGGTGAGGATGGTGCTCGATGCCCTTGAGAGTGCTGACTGA
- the LOC123103937 gene encoding uncharacterized protein — MAKNSRSMKYSSGELRSTRYLRPFSHCSFKRVATQEPTLAATEKCAWKDAICPVCIECPHDAVLLLCSSHDKGCLPYVCGTSFLHSNCLGQLIESRRSPGSGDDPGSIVLTCPLCRGEVKGYTLVEPAREQLNRNRRSCMQDGCSYSGTYRELCRHARKKHPSAKPRAADPLQTYRWRRLMFRTTLQDMICATSSSMLQGLLSAMLQWEELLSSGWRGGDDHLGAANDTAV, encoded by the coding sequence ATGGCCAAAAATTCAAGGAGCATGAAATATTCGTCTGGTGAGCTCAGATCAACGCGTTATTTGAGGCCCTTCAGCCATTGTAGTTTCAAGAGAGTTGCTACCCAGGAGCCAACATTAGCAGCAACGGAGAAATGTGCATGGAAAGACGCGATCTGTCCAGTCTGCATCGAATGTCCGCATGATGCTGTCCTTCTACTCTGTTCATCTCATGACAAAGGCTGCCTTCCATATGTATGTGGAACCAGCTTCCTCCACTCAAATTGTCTCGGCCAGCTTATAGAGTCACGCAGAAGCCCAGGAAGCGGTGATGATCCAGGCTCGATAGTGCTCACATGCCCACTTTGCCGTGGTGAGGTTAAGGGATATACACTGGTTGAGCCTGCTCGGGAGCAGCTAAACAGAAACAGGAGGAGCTGCATGCAAGATGGCTGCTCATACAGTGGTACATACCGAGAACTCTGCAGGCATGCACGAAAGAAGCATCCTTCGGCAAAGCCTCGTGCTGCGGACCCTCTACAGACTTATAGATGGAGGCGACTCATGTTCAGAACCACGTTGCAAGACATGATCTGCGCGACGAGCTCGTCAATGCTCCAAGGGCTATTGTCTGCCATGTTGCAGTGGGAGGAGCTTCTGTCATCTGGTTGGCGTGGAGGTGATGATCACCTTGGTGCTGCTAATGATACTGCAGTGTAA